From a single Planococcus shenhongbingii genomic region:
- a CDS encoding nuclease-related domain-containing protein, producing MALILKTRGTSLERERLEVLLRRLPRTHALYKEVKEDFYNDSAGIGGEQRFDDYVAASRLPFPHIFLHNVSLKSLLPFQLDSLMITPWCIYVFEVKNMSGRLRFEQSPLQLIQTKEDGTIIGRKSPIEQIDTNEWLLEEWLRASGVHLPLRSVLVLSYLKQIPENVPATHTVLFSHQLPMFLNKIKSEKEILDFIEMTELANEILAAHSYYVPKPICSKPAYPIQAMIRGVWCAACDRIGMKRKYGTWHCPNCGEIDKNAHIQSIKDWHQLTGEPMTNKICRKFLQIEDRHLAKRLLGGMDLKKQGAYKGANYIIEARCSYLV from the coding sequence ATGGCTTTGATACTGAAAACGAGAGGGACGTCGCTCGAAAGGGAGCGGCTTGAAGTGCTGCTCCGGCGGCTGCCAAGGACTCATGCTTTGTACAAAGAAGTAAAAGAGGATTTTTACAACGACTCCGCCGGAATTGGCGGTGAACAGCGCTTTGACGATTACGTAGCCGCCAGCCGATTGCCGTTCCCTCATATTTTTCTGCACAATGTCTCTTTAAAATCGTTGCTGCCTTTCCAATTGGATTCCTTGATGATTACCCCTTGGTGCATTTATGTGTTCGAAGTCAAGAACATGTCGGGGCGCCTCCGTTTCGAACAATCGCCATTGCAGCTCATCCAAACCAAAGAAGACGGCACCATTATCGGGCGCAAAAGCCCCATCGAGCAAATCGACACCAACGAGTGGCTGCTCGAAGAATGGCTTCGCGCTTCAGGCGTTCATTTGCCTCTCCGCTCCGTTCTCGTGCTCTCCTACCTAAAACAAATCCCTGAAAATGTCCCTGCTACCCATACCGTCCTCTTTTCCCATCAGCTTCCAATGTTTCTTAATAAAATCAAAAGTGAAAAAGAAATTTTAGATTTTATTGAAATGACCGAGCTGGCAAATGAAATTCTTGCTGCTCATTCTTACTATGTTCCAAAACCCATCTGTTCCAAACCCGCTTACCCGATTCAAGCCATGATCCGAGGCGTCTGGTGCGCCGCATGCGACCGGATCGGCATGAAAAGGAAATACGGCACCTGGCATTGTCCAAATTGCGGTGAAATTGACAAGAATGCCCATATCCAGAGCATCAAGGATTGGCATCAGTTGACGGGGGAACCGATGACAAATAAGATTTGCCGGAAGTTTTTGCAGATTGAGGATCGCCATTTGGCCAAAAGGCTTTTGGGCGGGATGGACTTGAAGAAACAAGGCGCATATAAAGGGGCAAATTACATTATAGAAGCCCGTTGCTCGTATTTGGTATGA
- a CDS encoding YkuS family protein yields the protein MVKIAVEEPFTSVKDALEKRGYEAEMLDDKTESMDYDCVVVRDKEDLADFHMNVPLVEAKGRTLEEIVDEVEERLVRSGKIPAPAPSGGITSSSFIKGAATGAIVGAAAGLLLTPKSGKEMQAVVKEKTSGTKEKLGGVTEKAKDTLGQVKEKTSGTVDQVKEKTSGTVDSLKAKRQEMQESKELKKQEKAVKQEAKAEEKAQKEHEKAEKQAEKEMKKAEKEAAQDKGSIEVVELGEADVITNASGGATVVSKETNKSNK from the coding sequence ATGGTGAAAATTGCAGTAGAAGAACCGTTTACATCCGTAAAAGACGCACTTGAAAAAAGAGGCTATGAAGCTGAAATGCTGGATGACAAAACAGAATCGATGGATTATGACTGTGTAGTGGTCAGAGACAAAGAAGATTTAGCGGATTTTCACATGAATGTCCCTCTCGTTGAAGCAAAAGGGCGCACGCTGGAAGAAATCGTGGATGAAGTAGAAGAACGTTTGGTTCGAAGCGGCAAAATTCCTGCTCCAGCCCCAAGCGGCGGAATTACCAGCAGCTCATTCATTAAAGGTGCCGCAACAGGCGCAATCGTCGGCGCAGCTGCAGGGCTTTTACTGACTCCGAAGAGCGGTAAAGAAATGCAGGCAGTGGTTAAAGAAAAAACTTCCGGCACGAAAGAAAAACTTGGCGGCGTAACCGAAAAAGCAAAAGACACATTAGGCCAGGTAAAAGAAAAAACCAGCGGCACAGTGGACCAGGTAAAGGAAAAAACCAGTGGCACAGTAGATAGTTTGAAAGCGAAACGCCAAGAGATGCAGGAAAGCAAAGAGCTGAAAAAGCAGGAAAAAGCAGTAAAGCAAGAAGCGAAAGCTGAAGAAAAAGCACAAAAAGAGCATGAAAAAGCTGAAAAACAAGCTGAAAAAGAAATGAAAAAAGCTGAAAAAGAAGCAGCTCAAGATAAAGGCTCTATTGAAGTCGTGGAATTGGGCGAAGCGGATGTTATTACAAATGCATCCGGTGGAGCAACAGTTGTTTCCAAAGAGACGAATAAGAGCAATAAATAA
- the thiW gene encoding energy coupling factor transporter S component ThiW, which produces MKTRKMMLIAMFVALCVAGSAFVSFPAGIARAYPIQHAINVIAAVLLGPGPALLIAFLTAIVRILIGTGSLLAFPGGMFGALVAGLMYAKFGKIWLAAIGEIIGTGIIASFVAVPYAHVLMGTDLAAFFFLPPFLVSSLSGALLGAVIARKLEKEKRILQTH; this is translated from the coding sequence ATGAAAACCCGCAAAATGATGCTGATCGCCATGTTCGTTGCCCTGTGTGTTGCCGGTTCCGCATTCGTTTCTTTTCCTGCCGGCATTGCGCGCGCCTACCCAATCCAGCATGCGATCAATGTGATTGCAGCGGTGCTGCTCGGTCCAGGTCCGGCATTGTTGATAGCGTTTCTAACAGCGATTGTCCGGATATTGATAGGGACCGGGTCATTGCTGGCTTTTCCTGGAGGCATGTTTGGCGCGCTGGTTGCCGGGCTGATGTATGCGAAATTCGGGAAAATATGGCTCGCAGCCATAGGAGAAATAATCGGCACAGGCATCATCGCTTCATTTGTGGCAGTGCCTTATGCTCATGTTTTAATGGGCACTGACCTTGCCGCGTTCTTCTTTTTGCCGCCATTTTTGGTCTCCAGTTTATCTGGCGCCTTACTGGGAGCAGTGATTGCCAGGAAATTGGAGAAAGAAAAAAGAATATTACAAACACATTAA
- the thiE gene encoding thiamine phosphate synthase, with translation MSKLFDKPSIYFIMGTQNTAGREPLMVLEQALAGGINHFQLREKGSGALTGDALMKFAVECKWLCRQYGVPFIVNDHIELAQAIDADGIHVGQQDAAATAVRRIMGADKILGVSVHSLTEAKNAIDSGADYVGMGPVFNSQTKEDAKSPAGVSGIAAVKKLHPELPVIGIGGITPDNAAHVWSAGADGVAVISSIAQAENIASQVIRFKTNLKAGAGK, from the coding sequence ATGTCGAAGTTGTTCGATAAACCTTCAATCTATTTCATTATGGGAACGCAAAATACAGCCGGCCGCGAACCGCTGATGGTTTTGGAACAGGCACTGGCTGGAGGAATCAATCATTTCCAGTTGAGGGAAAAAGGATCGGGCGCACTCACGGGAGATGCGTTAATGAAATTTGCGGTTGAATGCAAATGGCTCTGTCGCCAGTACGGCGTGCCGTTTATCGTGAATGACCACATAGAACTTGCACAGGCGATTGATGCGGATGGAATCCATGTCGGCCAGCAAGATGCGGCAGCAACTGCGGTCCGCCGCATAATGGGGGCGGATAAAATCCTTGGGGTATCAGTGCATTCATTGACAGAAGCCAAGAACGCCATAGACAGCGGTGCCGACTATGTGGGAATGGGGCCGGTCTTTAATAGCCAAACAAAAGAGGATGCCAAAAGCCCGGCAGGAGTATCCGGCATCGCAGCGGTGAAAAAGCTGCATCCGGAACTTCCGGTAATCGGAATCGGAGGCATCACTCCGGACAATGCGGCACACGTATGGTCGGCGGGAGCTGACGGAGTGGCAGTGATTTCCTCAATTGCCCAAGCGGAAAATATCGCCTCGCAAGTTATTCGCTTTAAAACCAATTTAAAGGCAGGTGCCGGAAAATGA
- the thiD gene encoding bifunctional hydroxymethylpyrimidine kinase/phosphomethylpyrimidine kinase, which translates to MIPQVLTIAGSDSGGGAGIQADIKTFQELGVYSTSVVTAVTAQNTLGVSEIYPMTPGALKAQLSAVGLDFNISALKTGMLFDADIIGETASGIRQFGWKNVVVDPVMIAKGGASLLQQAAVEALKEHLLPLALIVTPNIPEAEMISGMDVEDAVSRRQAAAKILSFGADSVVIKGGHGTDPHMAEDFYLNQNGEELLFRSLRISTAQTHGTGCTFAAALTAGLAKGESLEEAVYTAKQFIQAALSEELHIGAGHGPTNHAAYQKSQRQKGGVHHVEVVR; encoded by the coding sequence ATGATTCCACAAGTATTGACCATTGCCGGCTCTGATTCTGGAGGAGGGGCGGGCATCCAGGCCGATATTAAGACATTTCAGGAACTCGGGGTTTATTCGACATCAGTGGTTACTGCGGTGACTGCCCAGAATACACTTGGCGTTTCGGAGATTTATCCGATGACGCCTGGGGCTTTGAAGGCGCAGCTTTCTGCAGTGGGCCTGGATTTCAATATCAGTGCACTGAAAACGGGCATGCTGTTTGATGCGGATATCATTGGAGAGACGGCATCCGGCATTCGCCAGTTCGGCTGGAAAAACGTCGTGGTAGATCCGGTGATGATCGCCAAAGGAGGAGCAAGTCTTCTACAGCAGGCAGCGGTTGAAGCCTTAAAAGAGCATTTACTGCCGCTGGCGCTCATTGTAACGCCGAATATCCCAGAAGCGGAAATGATTAGCGGCATGGATGTTGAAGATGCAGTTTCGCGGCGGCAAGCGGCAGCAAAGATTTTGTCATTTGGCGCTGATTCCGTCGTAATTAAGGGCGGCCACGGCACAGATCCCCATATGGCGGAAGACTTTTATCTGAATCAAAATGGGGAAGAACTTCTTTTCCGTTCCCTTCGAATTTCTACAGCCCAAACGCATGGAACCGGCTGCACATTTGCGGCCGCTTTGACAGCGGGATTGGCAAAAGGGGAGTCACTGGAGGAAGCGGTTTACACAGCGAAACAATTTATCCAGGCTGCTCTCAGTGAAGAACTTCACATTGGTGCCGGACACGGACCGACCAATCATGCGGCTTATCAGAAGAGCCAGCGCCAAAAAGGAGGCGTCCATCATGTCGAAGTTGTTCGATAA
- the thiM gene encoding hydroxyethylthiazole kinase, whose product MLGKLRSEKPIIHCITNHVVSNFQANGLLALGASPIMGEAPEEAAELAALADAVSLNIGTLNSQSLNSMLIAGKKANALGVPVVLDPVGVGATAFRAAAANKILTEVNVAVLRCNAGELAAIAGADWQAKGVDAGEGEADIHELARNTAKRLKLIVAVSGELDIITDGKRLAEIPFGHRVMASVTGTGCLLSSVVAAFLTVHPEDSFEAAAAAMRYYAIAGEQASAHSELPGDFQTAFLNQMNAMGQNDIDDVIRQKEGVPR is encoded by the coding sequence ATGCTGGGAAAACTGCGTTCAGAAAAACCGATCATCCATTGCATTACCAATCATGTTGTGTCGAATTTCCAGGCTAATGGGCTGCTTGCGCTCGGCGCCTCGCCCATCATGGGAGAAGCGCCGGAAGAAGCTGCCGAGCTGGCTGCTTTGGCGGATGCCGTGTCGCTCAATATCGGAACATTGAATAGCCAGAGCCTGAACAGCATGCTGATTGCCGGGAAAAAGGCCAACGCGCTGGGAGTGCCGGTCGTGTTGGACCCGGTCGGAGTGGGGGCAACAGCGTTCCGGGCAGCTGCGGCCAATAAAATCCTCACTGAAGTGAATGTCGCGGTTCTGCGCTGCAATGCCGGTGAACTAGCGGCTATTGCTGGAGCCGACTGGCAGGCTAAAGGAGTCGATGCCGGCGAAGGCGAAGCGGATATTCATGAACTGGCCCGGAATACAGCGAAGAGATTGAAATTGATTGTTGCGGTATCCGGGGAACTGGATATTATCACTGATGGAAAACGGCTGGCTGAAATACCGTTCGGCCATAGGGTCATGGCTTCCGTCACGGGAACCGGCTGCTTGCTCAGCAGCGTCGTGGCGGCGTTTCTCACAGTGCATCCAGAAGACAGCTTTGAAGCGGCGGCAGCAGCCATGCGCTATTATGCCATCGCCGGTGAACAGGCAAGCGCGCACTCGGAGCTTCCAGGGGATTTCCAAACCGCTTTCTTAAATCAAATGAATGCCATGGGACAAAATGATATTGACGATGTAATCCGTCAAAAGGAAGGTGTGCCACGATGA
- the tenA gene encoding thiaminase II, whose protein sequence is MTFCKEVRIECNDLWQASFEHPFVKGIADGTLPLDIFRHYVMQDAYYLSHFAKVQAIGAVKATDLETTKRFAFHSEHTCAAELALHESFMELLGVTEGDWEEFEPSPSAYAYVSHMYRASEGDLADVVASILPCYWLYFEIGERLKNAEPNHPIYDRWIATYGSEEFGALVKEQMERMNQLAEGLPEKRRTELKERFRRSSYFEWNFWEQAWVRESWTVKTYEQAGV, encoded by the coding sequence ATGACATTTTGTAAAGAAGTACGTATTGAATGCAATGATTTATGGCAGGCAAGTTTTGAACATCCGTTTGTAAAAGGGATTGCCGATGGCACGCTGCCGCTGGATATATTCCGGCATTACGTTATGCAGGATGCTTATTACTTGTCTCATTTCGCCAAAGTCCAGGCAATTGGAGCAGTAAAAGCCACCGATTTGGAGACCACAAAACGCTTCGCTTTTCATTCGGAACATACATGTGCTGCCGAGTTGGCTTTGCACGAGTCGTTTATGGAGCTGCTTGGCGTCACGGAAGGTGATTGGGAAGAATTTGAGCCTTCACCGAGCGCCTATGCTTACGTCTCTCATATGTACCGCGCGTCTGAAGGTGATTTGGCGGATGTCGTGGCCTCGATTCTGCCTTGTTACTGGCTTTACTTTGAAATCGGTGAGCGGCTGAAAAATGCTGAACCCAATCATCCAATTTATGACCGGTGGATTGCTACTTACGGTTCGGAGGAGTTCGGCGCTTTGGTTAAAGAGCAGATGGAGCGGATGAATCAGCTTGCAGAAGGCTTGCCGGAAAAACGCCGCACCGAACTAAAAGAGCGTTTCCGCCGCAGCAGCTATTTCGAATGGAATTTCTGGGAACAGGCATGGGTGCGGGAATCGTGGACAGTCAAAACATATGAACAGGCAGGTGTTTAA
- a CDS encoding ABC transporter ATP-binding protein, with the protein MAEILINNLGKTYDNGATAVTDFNLHIKNEEFIVFVGPSGCGKSTTLRMIAGLEEITDGEFFIDGKRMNDVQPKERDIAMVFQNYALYPHMTVYENMAFGLKLRKFKKDEIKRRVNEAAAILGLEEYLDRKPKALSGGQRQRVALGRAIVRDAKVFLMDEPLSNLDAKLRVQMRAEIAKLHHRLKTTTIYVTHDQTEAMTMATRIVIMKSGVIQQVGSPKEVYDFPANRFVGGFIGSPAMNFFDGKLEKGAFVMGDRIIDIPSETLSMLKSQGYDGSPITLGIRPEHIHVNSEDLTGIKHSDIDAVITVSELTGAETIIYAVYGDQEFIARVDANTTIEPGHTARLAFDMSRVHFFDPASGERVKPEKSEKPVAVS; encoded by the coding sequence ATGGCAGAAATTCTGATTAATAATTTAGGGAAAACCTATGACAATGGTGCTACCGCCGTAACCGATTTTAACCTTCACATAAAAAACGAAGAATTTATTGTCTTTGTCGGTCCCTCAGGCTGCGGAAAATCCACCACTCTGCGAATGATTGCGGGACTTGAAGAGATAACAGATGGTGAATTTTTCATCGATGGCAAACGGATGAATGATGTCCAGCCGAAAGAACGGGATATTGCAATGGTGTTTCAGAACTATGCTTTATATCCCCATATGACGGTATATGAAAACATGGCGTTCGGATTAAAGCTGCGCAAATTTAAAAAAGATGAAATCAAAAGACGGGTAAATGAAGCTGCGGCTATTCTTGGCCTGGAAGAATACCTGGACCGGAAACCGAAAGCGCTGTCAGGCGGCCAGCGCCAGCGGGTTGCGCTTGGGCGGGCGATTGTCCGCGACGCCAAAGTATTCCTGATGGATGAGCCTTTATCCAACTTGGATGCGAAATTGCGTGTCCAGATGCGCGCTGAAATAGCAAAACTCCATCACCGCTTGAAAACAACGACCATTTACGTGACGCACGACCAGACAGAAGCAATGACAATGGCTACACGGATTGTCATCATGAAGAGCGGCGTCATCCAGCAGGTCGGCAGCCCGAAAGAAGTGTATGACTTCCCGGCCAACCGTTTTGTCGGCGGATTTATCGGCTCGCCTGCGATGAACTTTTTTGATGGCAAATTAGAAAAAGGTGCTTTTGTCATGGGAGACCGGATCATCGACATTCCTTCAGAAACTTTGAGCATGCTGAAAAGCCAGGGCTATGACGGTTCACCGATTACGCTTGGCATTCGTCCTGAACATATCCATGTCAACAGTGAAGATCTGACAGGCATCAAACACAGCGACATCGACGCAGTCATCACCGTTTCGGAGCTGACGGGTGCTGAAACGATTATTTATGCTGTATACGGCGACCAGGAATTCATTGCCCGAGTGGATGCCAATACAACGATTGAGCCGGGACACACTGCACGTCTTGCGTTTGATATGTCGCGTGTTCATTTCTTTGATCCGGCAAGCGGGGAACGCGTGAAACCTGAAAAGTCAGAAAAACCGGTTGCGGTTTCCTGA
- a CDS encoding ABC transporter substrate-binding protein, whose translation MNKLKVFIMLIAALALFLSGCSGFQTSNSSNEEAAVNEDGKTVVDFWTFWGSEIRRPIIEQIITDFNESQDEIEVKHTYLPFGDIWTKELAAIAAGDPPDVVINDINATALRGQNKQAMNLSQFLEKDDISKRFYPELWDATLYEGDSYGIPFNTDTRVLFYNKDAFKEVGLDPEKPPTTWAELEEYAKKLDKKAGQDYDRVGFYPLWGIGYDVWLLNANGQSYFDDQNNFEIDTPKNEEVLNWLKTWKDRYGEDVVNSYQAQIDSQQGHPFFNGDLAMIAQAPTFYTQIRDYAPDLNFGVVELPEYEEGNGNTSWGGGFVAEIPEGSKNAEAAWEFIKYLTDVEAQEYWAVKNFDNIANIEAAEAAAKSDEFTEDGTMVYEMAVENMEQTLLTPVPVIAPDFSSLINPNMDEFFLGSMTAKEALEKSQTDVENLIKKNQ comes from the coding sequence ATGAACAAATTGAAAGTTTTTATTATGTTGATTGCTGCGTTAGCCCTGTTTCTCAGCGGCTGTTCGGGATTCCAGACGAGCAACAGCAGCAATGAAGAAGCAGCGGTAAATGAAGATGGCAAAACCGTCGTCGATTTCTGGACATTCTGGGGATCTGAAATCCGCCGTCCGATTATTGAACAAATCATCACCGACTTTAACGAATCTCAAGACGAGATTGAAGTGAAACACACGTATCTGCCATTCGGTGACATCTGGACAAAAGAACTTGCGGCTATTGCAGCTGGAGATCCGCCTGATGTCGTAATCAATGATATCAATGCCACCGCTCTTCGCGGACAGAACAAGCAAGCGATGAACTTGTCACAGTTCCTGGAAAAGGATGATATTTCAAAACGCTTCTATCCTGAGCTTTGGGACGCTACTCTTTATGAAGGTGATTCATACGGCATTCCTTTCAATACTGATACACGCGTACTTTTCTATAACAAAGACGCCTTCAAAGAAGTGGGACTGGATCCCGAAAAGCCGCCAACAACATGGGCAGAACTGGAAGAATACGCGAAGAAATTGGATAAAAAAGCCGGACAAGACTATGACCGTGTCGGTTTCTATCCATTATGGGGCATCGGCTATGACGTATGGCTCTTAAACGCTAACGGACAGAGCTATTTCGACGATCAGAACAATTTCGAAATCGATACACCTAAAAATGAAGAAGTATTAAACTGGCTTAAAACTTGGAAAGACAGATACGGCGAAGATGTAGTCAACTCTTACCAAGCACAGATTGACAGCCAGCAAGGACACCCTTTCTTCAACGGAGACCTTGCCATGATTGCCCAGGCTCCGACGTTCTATACTCAAATCCGCGATTATGCACCTGATTTGAATTTCGGTGTGGTGGAACTGCCAGAATATGAAGAAGGCAATGGCAACACAAGCTGGGGCGGCGGATTTGTCGCTGAAATCCCTGAAGGATCGAAAAACGCTGAAGCAGCATGGGAATTCATTAAATATTTAACGGATGTTGAGGCACAGGAGTATTGGGCAGTGAAAAACTTTGACAACATCGCCAATATCGAAGCGGCTGAAGCAGCAGCAAAATCTGATGAATTTACGGAAGACGGAACGATGGTTTACGAAATGGCAGTAGAAAATATGGAGCAAACTTTATTGACTCCAGTGCCGGTAATCGCACCTGATTTCAGCAGTTTGATCAACCCGAATATGGATGAATTCTTCCTCGGTTCCATGACGGCTAAAGAAGCGTTGGAAAAATCCCAGACCGATGTTGAAAATCTGATCAAGAAAAACCAGTAA
- a CDS encoding carbohydrate ABC transporter permease, translated as MGKKRMTMRRKESIYGYIFVLPWIIGFLAFTAGPLVFSFVASFTNYNITSQMDFVGGENYKGLLTEDSLFWTSLWNTLYFVIFSVPLTTIGAIFLSALLNQDIPGIRYFRTLYYLPAVLSGVGVYMLWMQLLDPGTGMVNLVLSWFGIDGPNWLFDPDWTKPSLIFMKLWSVGGSMLLYLASMQGVSKSLYEAAEIDGANTWKKFFHITLPMITPVIFFDVVTSLIGGFQIFQEAYVMSNNGEGGPANSLLFYNLYMWKQAFTNFNMGYAMAMSWILFVIVFIMTMINLKLAPRWVHYEGEEK; from the coding sequence TTGGGGAAGAAAAGAATGACCATGAGGCGCAAGGAAAGCATTTATGGCTATATTTTTGTATTGCCGTGGATTATCGGATTTCTGGCTTTCACTGCGGGGCCTTTGGTATTTTCCTTTGTGGCAAGTTTCACAAATTATAATATTACATCTCAGATGGACTTTGTCGGCGGAGAAAACTACAAAGGTCTCTTAACAGAGGACAGTCTTTTTTGGACCTCACTTTGGAACACCTTGTATTTTGTCATCTTTTCTGTGCCACTGACAACGATCGGAGCCATTTTCCTGTCGGCTCTCCTGAACCAGGACATTCCAGGCATCCGCTATTTCCGGACACTTTACTATTTGCCGGCTGTCCTGTCAGGTGTCGGCGTTTATATGCTTTGGATGCAGCTGCTTGATCCGGGAACCGGAATGGTCAATCTGGTTTTAAGCTGGTTTGGCATTGATGGACCCAACTGGCTGTTTGATCCCGACTGGACCAAACCGTCCCTCATATTCATGAAATTATGGAGTGTCGGCGGATCCATGCTCCTCTATTTAGCCAGTATGCAGGGTGTCTCCAAATCACTCTACGAAGCGGCTGAAATTGACGGAGCCAATACATGGAAAAAGTTTTTCCATATTACGCTCCCTATGATTACGCCAGTTATTTTCTTTGACGTTGTGACAAGCCTGATTGGCGGATTCCAGATTTTCCAGGAAGCCTATGTCATGTCCAATAACGGCGAAGGCGGACCGGCCAACTCATTGCTGTTCTATAATCTATACATGTGGAAGCAAGCATTCACCAACTTCAATATGGGGTACGCGATGGCAATGTCCTGGATTCTGTTCGTTATTGTATTCATCATGACTATGATCAATCTGAAACTCGCTCCCCGCTGGGTGCATTACGAAGGGGAGGAGAAGTAG
- a CDS encoding carbohydrate ABC transporter permease, with translation MAKTTDNLDYLDSADDLKTLDKANENPSFFEHRGNRKTFLVVFNFILLAIGSLLILSPLWWMFATSLKTMAEVMSFPPSFWPENWLFSNYIKTWEAAPFTRYTINTLTITIIVVIGNVLSNSFIAYGFAKIPFRGKNILFAIVLATMMIPGFVTLIPQYVLFANLGWVNTYYPLIVPSFFGSAFNIFLLRQFYMTIPTELIEAAKMEGANHFYIWWKIGLPLTKPAIATVAIFSFNGAWNDFLGPLLYLNDEKLYTLQIGLQVFKGQLSTQWNYLMAGSLLVLLPVILIFFIFQKYFIQGINLQSGGK, from the coding sequence ATGGCCAAAACAACGGATAATCTTGATTATTTGGATAGTGCGGATGATTTGAAGACCCTTGATAAGGCGAATGAAAATCCCAGCTTTTTTGAGCACAGAGGAAACCGCAAAACTTTTCTGGTTGTCTTTAACTTTATTTTGCTGGCAATCGGGAGCCTGCTAATCCTTTCCCCTCTCTGGTGGATGTTCGCGACGTCCCTTAAAACAATGGCGGAAGTCATGAGTTTCCCGCCATCGTTTTGGCCGGAGAACTGGCTGTTCTCAAACTACATTAAGACGTGGGAAGCGGCGCCTTTCACCCGCTATACCATCAACACGCTGACCATCACGATCATCGTGGTTATCGGAAATGTATTGTCCAATTCATTTATCGCTTACGGTTTTGCTAAAATCCCGTTCCGCGGGAAAAATATCCTGTTTGCGATTGTCTTGGCGACCATGATGATTCCGGGATTTGTCACTTTGATTCCGCAATACGTTCTGTTTGCGAATCTTGGATGGGTCAACACTTATTACCCGCTGATTGTGCCTTCATTTTTCGGCAGTGCGTTCAACATTTTCCTGCTGCGCCAGTTTTACATGACGATTCCGACCGAGTTAATCGAAGCTGCGAAAATGGAAGGCGCCAACCATTTCTACATCTGGTGGAAAATCGGGCTGCCGCTTACCAAGCCAGCGATTGCCACGGTCGCCATCTTCTCGTTTAACGGCGCTTGGAACGATTTCCTTGGACCGCTGCTGTATTTGAACGACGAGAAGCTGTATACGCTTCAAATCGGCTTGCAGGTCTTCAAAGGGCAGCTCAGCACACAATGGAACTATTTGATGGCCGGCTCGCTGCTTGTGCTGCTGCCAGTCATCCTAATTTTCTTCATTTTCCAGAAATACTTCATCCAAGGCATCAATCTCCAGTCTGGAGGAAAATAA